In a genomic window of Ranitomeya imitator isolate aRanImi1 chromosome 5, aRanImi1.pri, whole genome shotgun sequence:
- the KBTBD11 gene encoding kelch repeat and BTB domain-containing protein 11, with protein sequence MDASLSIAPYPSDRKVNDGNTGTNAKKTCEYSGGPRDGLEASGSSGKHSYGREKDNLPHSNGGYTLQSDTVVQPMHSLDISRQVTYNDAEDISISEPISEGSIPLGGSQWDMNNVSELEEDGEERSLSESISISECLQSHTRQPNTDFSINEATFGDLERNILPELLGDPDLVIEVTGGQRIKAHKSMLAEKSDYFRARSSRDILKIKGVSYQTLQLLVDYIYSSQLEVKQENVVEVISGAKFLQIPCAVQCAMDSMRSQISLKNCYQVLYIAKKQRLNELKEAAYKFMSDHFLQVLKDPNVYGRLTGAERDLILQRRMDGKQCLVIAEINDAFERMTSSSRPQSRESSRPQSPSSIVSTEDDGTTYQVHCFTESARRWRSLTKIPEEANTKGCGVCVLYNYLFIAGGIKGSGEKAKLSDQVFCYNPLTDTWDKVRPLSQPRSQLKLVALDGYLYAIGGECLFTVEKYDPRLDRWTSVASLLKGAFAVAHEATTCNGEIYVSGGTLFYRLLKYDPKHNEWQECPYNNSRRRSAGMVSHKGCIYRFDVSREHGLSVFTYNSMARHWSEGVNLRPGPGPTPPSLPFRCTVMGGNIYCLNRAVTLRVPLPPEGTGGEMASCELDVFPSPEDAKGVLFPFVLSLPENKS encoded by the coding sequence ATGGATGCTTCATTGTCTATTGCTCCTTATCCCAGTGATCGAAAAGTAAATGATGGAAACACGGGGACTAATGCAAAGAAGACATGTGAGTACAGTGGGGGCCCGAGAGATGGATTGGAGGCAAGTGGAAGCTCGGGAAAGCATTCATATGGCAGAGAAAAAGACAACTTACCCCACTCTAATGGTGGCTACACTCTTCAATCTGACACTGTTGTGCAACCTATGCACAGTTTGGACATTTCTAGACAAGTAACTTATAATGATGCTGAGGACATTTCAATTTCTGAACCCATAAGTGAGGGTAGCATACCGCTGGGTGGAAGCCAGTGGGATATGAATAATGTATCAGAATTGGAAGAGGATGGTGAAGAACGAAGTTTATCTGAATCCATCTCAATCAGTGAATGTCTGCAATCTCACACGAGGCAACCCAACACAGATTTTTCCATCAACGAAGCTACATTTGGTGACCTGGAAAGAAACATTTTACCTGAACTCCTTGGTGATCCAGACCTGGTTATTGAAGTGACTGGGGGGCAAAGAATTAAAGCGCACAAGTCCATGTTAGCTgagaaaagtgattatttcagggcTCGGTCATCAAGAGACATTCTTAAAATTAAGGGTGTAAGTTACCAGACTTTACAGTTGCTTGTGGATTACATTTACAGCTCACAGCTGGAAGTGAAGCAGGAAAATGTGGTAGAGGTGATAAGTGGTGCAAAGTTCCTCCAGATTCCATGTGCGGTGCAATGTGCCATGGATAGCATGAGGTCCCAGATATCACTCAAGAACTGCTATCAGGTACTCTATATCGCAAAGAAGCAAAGACTGAACGAGCTCAAGGAAGCTGCTTACAAATTTATGAGTGACCATTTTCTACAGGTTCTTAAGGATCCAAATGTCTATGGCAGACTAACAGGTGCAGAGAGAGACTTAATTTTACAGCGCAGAATGGATGGTAAACAGTGTTTGGTGATAGCAGAAATCAATGATGCTTTTGAACGAATGACCAGTAGCAGTAGACCTCAAAGCCGAGAGAGTAGTAGACCCCAGAGTCCTTCATCAATTGTGTCTACTGAAGATGATGGAACTACTTATCAGGTACATTGCTTTACTGAATCTGCTAGGAGATGGCGGTCTTTGACAAAGATTCCAGAGGAAGCAAATACTAAAGGTTGTGGGGTCTGTGTCCTATATAACTATTTGTTCATTGCTGGTGGCATTAAAGGTAGTGGAGAAAAAGCAAAACTTTCCGACCAGGTATTTTGTTACAACCCTTTGACGGACACATGGGATAAGGTCCGACCCCTCTCCCAGCCACGCTCTCAGTTGAAATTAGTAGCTCTTGATGGTTATTTATATGCTATTGGCGGAGAGTGCCTCTTCACAGTGGAAAAATATGATCCCCGTCTGGACCGTTGGACCTCAGTAGCTTCATTACTTAAGGGTGCATTTGCAGTGGCCCATGAAGCTACAACGTGTAATGGTGAGATATATGTATCTGGTGGAACTCTTTTTTACCGTCTACTCAAATATGATCCCAAACATAATGAATGGCAAGAATGCCCTTACAACAACAGCCGCCGACGCTCAGCTGGTATGGTATCCCACAAAGGCTGCATCTACCGATTTGATGTCAgtcgtgaacatggccttagtgtttTCACTTACAATTCAATGGCCAGACACTGGAGTGAGGGAGTCAACCTACGTCCTGGTCCAGGGCCTACACCTCCTAGTCTGCCGTTTCGCTGCACAGTCATGGGAGGCAACATCTATTGCTTGAACAGAGCCGTAACACTGAGAGTGCCACTACCACCAGAAGGAACTGGAGGAGAAATGGCTAGCTGTGAGCTTGACGTCTTTCCTTCCCCAGAAGACGCAAAAGGAGTCTTATTTCCATTCGTTCTCTCTTTACCTGAGAATAAGTCATAA